The Mesotoga sp. UBA6090 sequence TGGGTAAGAAACAAGTACAAGAAAAGGAGAGGTCTCACAAAAGCGGGTAAATGGCTAGAAGCTATTGCTCGCAGGGAGCCTCATCTATTTGTACACTGGACAATGGGGATATTCTATATGGCTGGATAATGGGAGCCGGATGAATCGAGAGGTTCAAGTCCGGTTCTGAGAGAGCCTGGGGGTGAAACCCCCCTGGGCTACTCACCATATCACAATATGGCTCGAAGGTCGCAAACTTGGAGGCGGTTATGCTCTCATAAGAACCGGTAAAAGTAGCAAAGCCAGATGGCTTCTCGTGAAGATGAATGACGAGGAGGCCGACGCGCGGAGAAACCCGACAACCACCGAACCCGATTCGGTAAAGACAGGTAGAAGCCTCGAAGAGATTCGTGATTCCGGAGACTGACGTTGATTTGGCAAACCATCAATATCTGAAAATAGATCAGACAGTATATGTCTAACTCATCTTGCAAACCCGAAAAGCCTTTGAATGTCTCGATGGCCTTTCAAATGTAAAGAAATCACCGGTGTTTTGGTGTTACCTCATTCATTCGTGCATGGCTGTTTGTCGATCGTCTCGGGGTTTTTTTAAGCCCTGCCTAACCTCTTCAAGCATCTTGCTTGTCACTGTTTTCAGTTTCAAGAGATGAATGGAAACGGCCGAGCCAACTCCGGTGAGGATACGTGTAACGGCAGTATTGGATATCAGTATCACTGTCAGGGTAAGAGTAGACCAAAGCAATAGAAGGGCAAGGTTCCTTGCTCTCCTCCTTACGGCGCGGAAATGGAGATAGCTGTAGATATATGCGCCGAAGAGCTTGTGGCCGATCAGCCATCTGTAAAGCTTTTCAGAGCTCCTCAAATGCAAAATGTTATCAACAACAAAAAGGGGGTTGTTGGCAACAAAGGAATAATCATACCCGTTATTCCAAGAAATTGGGACAGCAGTGAGTTTGACTTCCTTCTTTGGATCTTTTTCCATATTCTCCTCTTGTCTCGATAGTCCCGAAAAGCGGACATCGTTGGGTCGGTTTCAATTAGGTTCTCGACGATCTAGTGCATAAGTTCACGGATGTACAATACTGGCTCAGAATTAGAGAAAGCGGTGTATAGAGAAAAGAGTTCGATCGAAGAAACGAGACTGTAGAACTTCTTACTACTTTAAATTATCCTAACATGATATTTTGTTGACTTCTTCTAAGGGAAGAAGAACTGGTAGTTCAGTTACTTAATCTCTCCACTTTAGAGCTGTAGTTAGGTTTCGTAACTTCTATATTGTGATGAGGATTCTGATATCATTAAAATGAGGTGATTGAATGTACGCAGTTCTCTCAAAGAGAAGAATTGCTCCCGATACGTATGATATCTGGCTTTCTCATCCAGATATCTACAGATATGCAAAACCGGGTCAGTTCCTGATAATAAGGATAGACGAGTTTGGTGAAAGAATTCCTCTCACGATAGCATCGACAGAAAAAGACAAGGTAAGGGTAATAGTAAAAGCCGTTGGAAAGAGTACTTATAAGCTCTGTGCAATGCACGAAGGAGAATCCGTAGCCGACATAGTTGGCCCGCTAGGAAATCCCAGCGAGATCGAGAAACTTGGAACGGTCTGTGTTGTTGGTGGAGGAGTGGGAATAGCTCCTTTGTTTCCCGTTGCCAGGGCACTCAAAGCTGCCGGAAACGATGTAATCGGTATACTGGGGGCCGCGAACAAGGATCATCTGATTATGGTCGACGAGTTCAGGCCCTTTCTAGACAGGCTATACCTCTCTACCGATGACGGCTCTATCGGAATTAAGGGAACCGTGACAAACCCTCTCAAGGAAGTAATAGCAGATTATTCGCCGGGCACGATCTGGGCAATCGGTCCGATGGTTATGATGAAATTCGTTTCTCTTCTCGCTTCCCAGAATGACATACCTTGCTGGGTTTCGCTGAATCCGATAATGGTGGATGGCACGGGAATGTGCGGTGCCTGCAGGGCCGAGGTTGGAGGCGAGATGAAGTTCGCCTGTGTTCACGGACCGGAGTTTGACGGCAGATTGGTTAACTGGGACGAGCTGATCAAGAGGCAGTATCAGTACAGAGAAGAGGAACAGCTTGCTCTTGAGAAATACATACGTGAATTAGGTGAGAAAAATGCCTGAGAAGTTCAAAGTCAGAATGAGAGAACTTGTCCCTTCGGAGAGAATCAAAAACTTTGAGGAGGTCGCCCTTGGCTACAGTAAGAAAGAGGCAATAGCAGAGGCAAATAGATGTCTCCAGTGTAAACACAAACCCTGTGTGAGCGGCTGCCCCGTTGGAATAGATATTCCCGGTTTTATCAAGGCCATAAGAGAGGGTGACATAGAGAAGAGCTCGAGGATTTTGAAAGACGCGAACAACCTTCCGGCCATCTGCGGAAGAGTCTGCCCTCAGGAGAAGCAGTGTGAACTGGCCTGCGTCGTTAGTAAGATCCCTGGCAGCGAGCCCGTTGCGATCGGGAGACTGGAGAGATTCGTCGCTGATCAGAATATATCTCTCGAGACTGCCGTGAAGCCATCCGTAAACAAGAGAGTTGCGATAATCGGTGCGGGTCCGGCGGGACTGACGGCCGCCGCAGATCTCGCAAAAGAGGGTTTTTCGGTTACAGTCTTCGAAGCCTTTCATACGGCGGGGGGCGTGCTTGTTTATGGTATCCCCGAATTCAGGCTTCCCAAAGAGATCGTTGCAAAGGAAGTCGAATTTGTGAAGAGCCTTGGAGTTGAATTTCGTTTCAATCAGATCGTCGGCCGAACGATTCCATTTGAAGAGATCAAAAACGAATATGATGCCGTCTTTATAGGTATCGGGGCGGGCGCCCCGAGATTCATGGGAATTCCGGGATCGAATCACAACAACATATTTTCCGCTTCCGAATATCTCACGAGGACAAACCTGATGAAGGCCTATCTCTTTCCAAGGTACGACACGCCAGTAAAGATAAAGGATAGAGTAGCCGTGATTGGAGCCGGAAATGTGACGATGGATGCTGCAAGAACGGCGAAGAGACTCGGAGCCAAAGAGGTTCATGTGGTTTACAGGAGAAGCGAAGAAGAGATGCCTGCAAGAATAGAGGAGTATCACCATGCCGTTGAAGAGGGAATAGTTTTCCACTGGCTAACCCTTCCCATTGAGTACATAGGGGATATAAACAACAACGTCAGGGGGATGAAGTGCGTAAAGATGACACTGGGAGAACCCGACGATTCGGGGAGAAGAAGACCGATACAGGTTGAAGGATCGGAATTCATCATGGAAGTGGACATGGTCATCGAAGCAATCGGTCAGACTCCAAATGCCATTTTGAAGGCCGGTTTCCCAACGGTAAGACTGAACAAATGGGGCAACATCGATGCCGATGAAGCCAGCGGCAGGGTTGACGAAGGCATCTATGCCGGTGGAGACATTGTTACGGGCTCTGCAACTGTAATCGAAGCGATGGGAGCCGGTAAACGCTCGGCGAGGGCAATTAAGGCGTACTTGTTGCGCAAGTAATGAGCTTCAGGATACCTGCGATAGACCTTGAATGGAAATAATTGCGGGAGACTATCGAGCAAAAAATGTGAGTAGTCCATCTATGATTTGTTGTGCAGAAACTCTTCATTTCGGATACAATTTCTGGCGAATTTCAAGAGAGGGCCTGTTGTTTCATGAGCAAATTAATTCTCAAACCCAATCTGAAAATCTGAGAATCTTGGAATCTTAATACTTCTCTTGATCAAGAGAGACTTCTCTTCGTAATGAAAAGAATTGACGAAAGACAGCTTTCGGTGATTCAGAGCTTCTATTCCTCTTCCTTTTCGGCGCGTCATATTCTCAAAATTCTTCGTGAGATACGATCATACCCGATCAACTTCTTTTATTCCCAGATGCTGAACCCATTCTCTTCAAACGATAGTTTTCGAAAGATGCGGTTCGCCTGTTAGAATAATTTAGGTTCAGAAACTAACTAATTAGGAGGACTGCATTTTGCCAATCTCTGAGAGAAGATCAGCTGGAGTACCCTCTGAGCTTAGAGAAAGAAATCTCAAGACAATAATCGACGTGGTATTTAGATACCAGCCCATATCAAGAACAAACATTTCTAAGTTGACCGGGATAAGCAAGCCAACGATAAGCAAGCTCGTTGGCTCTCTTATTAACGAAGGATATCTTGTGAGCACTGGCAAGACTTCTTCTGGTCTGGGAAAAAGGCAAGAACTTCTTTCATTCAATCCCGATAAGGCCTTCGTCATTTCCGTAGATGTTGGCCTGGCGACAACGATCGTAGCAAAGGTAGATCTTTCGATGAAGATGACTGATAAGTATGAGATAACGACATCAGAGAGCCCGGAGAAATTCGCTTCTGAATTGGTAGACTGCGTTTCCAATGTTTGCGACAAAGGGAATGGACTTCCTTCTTATGTGGTGATCTCTGTACCGGGTCTTGTCCGCGGTGATTTGAGAACTGCAATTAATGTTCCGTTGCTTCACTGGGTTGACCTTCCCCTTGCGGAGTTTGTCGAGAATCGGCTGAAACTGAAGGGAATTGAGACTTCAGTTACGATAAACAATGACGCAAAACTTGGCGTTCTTGCTGAAGTAGCCCTTAACCAGGTTATTCCCGATAGATTCAGGAATATTGTCTATGTTCTAGTGAAAGAGGGGGTTGGAATCGGTCTGTTTATCAATGGCAGTTTGTATGTCGGCAGCAATCATATCGCAGGTGAATTTGGACACATGTCGATAGATCCTGATGGACCGGAATGCTCCTGCGGAAGAAGAGGGTGTTGGCTCACTCTTGTGGGTTCTAGAGAACTTGAGAGCCTGGTTCGCGATAACCGCCTGAATGATTACCTTGAGTTGTTTTCTGTGGGTCTCCTGAATATAGTTAACGGTCTTGATCCCGATATAGTGGTGATTAGCGGCGCCCTTGAAGAATACTGGGACAATGTTTTGCCTGCATTAAAAGCAAAGCTGAAGAACAGCGCGCTCTTCGAACTCTCCTCGATGGAGATCATTAAATCTGCTTTTGATGACAGAGAGGGGCCTATTCTTGGAGGGGCGTTGATGGGTTTGAGAAAGTATCTAAACATAGAAACGGGCGTTTTATAGCCCGAATTTGAAGAGAGGTGATGACAGTTGAAACGTGGAGTAGTGCTCTTAGTAGTGCTTTGCTTCCTTCTTACAGGGGCAACGGCTCTCAGTAGCTCTCCGAACGAGCTGGTTGTATACCATTGGTGGACAGCTGGGGGAGAAAAAGAGGCAATTGATGTACTTTTCGAAGTTTTCATTGACGAGCACCCAGAGTATTCTATTGTTCAGAACCCGGTTGCAGGTGGAGGCGGTGGTATCCTCCGTGCACAGATCAAGACAATGATTATGGCAGGAAACCCACCGGACACTTTCCAGATAACCTACGGACACGGCATGATCAGCTCCTTTGTAAGTGTTCTCCAACCCATAGACGACCTTATTGAAGGCTACAATATTCCAGAAGATGTCTATGAATGGGGAAGAGTGGACGGAGTCATGTATGGCGTGCCTCTAAACCTTATGCAGAATAACTGCCTTTGGTACAACGTAGATCTGGTTGAAGAGCTTGGAATTGAAATGCCGATCAAGAGTATCGATGAGTTTCTTGGAATCTGCGCGCGAGTCAAAGCCGAAGGCTATATACCTCTGGCGGTAGGCGCAGGTATGGGCCAGCAGTTCTGGCTTGGAACGCTTTTTGAAGCAGTTAACAGCGCGCTGCCAGGTGGCGGAGCAGATTTCTTCAACGATTACTATGCAGGGAAGACAATACCATCTGAGTCTGAAGTATTTGCCGAGACACTCAAGGTTTTGAGAACCCTCCTTGTTAATGGCTTCATAAATGACGACTACTCGGCACTCACCTGGGACCAGGGTTCAGATCTCATGGCGACCGGAAAAGCCGTATTCTACGTAATGGGTGACTGGGCAAAGGGTCATTTCACATCCATGAATATGGTTCCCAAAGTTGATTTCGGTTATCAGCCATTCCCCGGAACTGACGATGTATTCATCGGTCACGCAGACTGTTTTGTTCTCCCTATAGGAGTTGACAGGAAGATCGCAAAGGACTGGATCCAGTTCTTAACAACAGTGAAGGCCGCAAATACATTCTGCCCGATAAAGGGAGCGGCACCGTTCGTTCTTGATGCCCCACTAGACGTTTATGACGACATAACTAAGGAGATATTGGGATACTTCCGTGACGATGGAGTTGTGAAAGTTCTGTCGCAGTTTGGGGCTCCGCCAGAATCGTATCTGGACGTTTTCGGAACGGCCTTTAGCGAATTCTTCAACACGCCCGAGATCAATGACAACACTTTGGGTAATTTCGATTACGCTTACGCAGAGGTTTTCTTGTTCTAAAACAGACCGGCAGGTGTAAGGGCACCTGCCGGCCGTTCGTGCTCAAACGTAATTCGAAACTAAGGAGTTGGGTTATTTGAGCAAGAGGGTACAGATCTTATTATTCATTTTACCAGGTTTGCTTCTTGTTGGCCTGTTCGTCTATGGCTTCACTGCCTGGACACTCCAAGTATCGTTCACTAATTGGAGGGACGTTGGCTCGGCAGGAGATTTCGTCGGCCTCGACAATTACATAAGACTGTTCTCAACAGACAGGGTCTTCAAGGCCTCGCTGGTAAATACTCTGAAGCTTACTTTGGTATTCATCGGGGTAACGATTCCGCTTGGCCTTTTTTTGGCTGTACTTCTGGACCTAAATCTAAAAGGACGACAGATATTCAGGTTGATCTTCCTGCTCCCTCTATCTTTCTCCTTTGTAGCATCGGCATCGATGTGGACGTGGATGTTTTCTCCTCAGATAGGTTCCATAAATACTCTGCTTAGAGCCATAGGACTTGGCTCGCTTGCTCAGCCGTGGATTACTTCCGACAAACAGGCTCTGTTCTGTATTGCAATTGCCTATGTTTGGCAGTTTTCAGGCTTTTCAACACTTGTTTACTATGCGGGAATCAGTGGGGTGGCTCCCGAAATAAGTGAAGCGGCAAAGATCGATGGAGCCTCCACTCTCCAGAGATATATGAAAGTTATTATCCCGATGCAGAGGCCGGCAACCTTGACCGTTCTTATGATACTGCTAATGTATTCATTGAGAGTGTTCGACCTTGTCTGGCTTATGACCGGTGGAGGACCGGGCAGTTCTTCGGAGATCCTTTCGACTTTCATGTTTAGAACGGCCTTCAACAGAAACAGATTTGGATATGGCGCTTCGGTCGGGATCGTGATGTTCGTTATATCGATCTTGATAGTCATTCCTTTCTTCACGAGACTCAGGAGAAGTGAATATGAGTAAAACGACAATGAGACCAATCTCAAAAGCTAAGGATCTGACAAAGAAGAGCGCGATTTACCTGCTGCTCTTTGTCGCAGCGTTTTTCTATTTGTTCCCGATTTATACTGCGGTAAACACTTCTCTCAAGAGCAATGAAGAGTTGGCGTACGGTCCCGTCAACATTGTAAGAAACCCTGAATTTGCGAACTATCTCAAGGCCTTTTCCGAGATAGACAGGCCAATCTGGAACAGCTTCGTAATAACAATGGTAGCGACGGCGATATCTTCGGCGCTCGGTGCCTGGGGTGGTTTTGGATATTCTAAACTGAAATTCAGAGGAAGCTCCGTTCTCTTTCTCATATTGGTTCTCGGATTTTACATAGCTCCACAGTCGATACTAATACCGCTATTGAGATTCATAGGGAGCATAGGATTGTACAACTCTTATTGGGGCTTAATTCTGACGCATACTGCGTATGGTGTTCCAATAACGACTTTGCTTTTCAGGAATTACTTCGAATCCCTGCCCACTGAGGTTGTAGATAGTGCAAGAATAGATGGTTGCAGTTACATCGGCACTTTCTTCAGGATAGCGCTCCCTCTATCACTGCCAGGTTTTGCGGTAGTTGCTATCTTTCAGTTCACTAATATCTGGAACGAGTTCCTCTTCGGGCTGATATTGACTAGAGGGGTGAACTCTCAACCCCTGACAGTTGCTATTGGAAATCTTAAAGGCACAACGGTTGCATCATGGAATATTCAGATGGCGGGAGTGATGATATCAGTTCTTCCAGTTCTTCTAGTATATGTTTTCTTTCTAAAACTGATTGTAAAGGGTCTATTGATGGGTTCTGTAAAAGGTTGACGATCAAAGTCACATAGATTATGAGGAGGTGTTGAGTTGAAAAAGAAAGTCCTGCTACTTGGAGAGACCTGGACAGTTACGAAGATTCATACGAAGGGATTTGATGTTGTGGAATTGGGAGGGTTTGACGATTACTCGGTGTACTTCAAAGAGCCTATGAAAGCCTTTGAAGACATAGAAGTAACTCATATTCCCAACCATCAAGTGTTGAGCATGTTCCCCGCCAATTCCGAAGAACTGTCCAAGTTCAATGTGGTTATCATAAGCGACTGCGGAAGAAACACCCTGACTATGTACCCAGATATGTTCAAAGTACCGATGGGTCCAAACAAAGTTCAGATGCTCGCTGATTACGTTCTCGCTGGCGGATCGCTAATTATGACGGGTGGCTATGTCGATTTCCAGGGCTTCCAGGGAAAGGGCAACTACCACGGTAGCCCAATCGAAAAAGTGATGCCTGTTAACATGATGGAAACAGATGACAGAGTAGAGGCCACTCAGGGAGCTGTGGTTTCTGTCTTGAGTCCGAATCACCCGATTTTGAAGGGTATCGATACCGCCTGGCCGAGATTTCTCGGTTACCAGAAGGTCTTTCCAAAGGAAGGTTCCGAAGTGCTTGCCGAGATTGATGGAGATCCCTTCATCATAGTCGGGGACTCGGGAAAGGGCAGATCGATGGCCTTCATGTCCGATCTTGCACCCCACTGGGGAACTGACTTTGCGAAGTGGGAGTACTACGGCAAATTCTGGCATCAGGCTATAAGCTGGCTCAGCAAAGAGTAGATAACAAGAGAGAGCTGAATAAAGCTATCTGCCAGGCTGGAGTTCGATCCCTTTCCCGGTTTCGCACGAGAGATTCCGGAAGATGGAAGGCTGGCCTTGACTGGCCGGAAATACAGAGGGCACGGTTTGCGCCCTCTTATTTTGTCTCGATCATCTTGAATTCAGAAAGTGGATAATGCTGAGGCCGTTATTACGAAAACGATTAAGAATACTAGATTGGCAACCTAACGATAGTGGCTACTAACTCCTCTTCATTAACTATTGAAATAGTGCCACCGTGCAATTCGATAATCCTTCTCGTTATGCTCAGGCCAAGTCCGTTTTCTCCTCCAACCCCCTTGTTGAAGGGTTTGAAGAGCTCTTCCAGTTTGGTTTCGGCGATTTTCTCTCCATCGTTTGCGAATCGCATCAAAAGACTCTCTTCTCTCTCGTCTACTTCCATAGTAACCTCTATCCTGTTCTTTGCATACCGGATCTGATTTGAAAGTATGTTTTCTATGGCTATCGCCAACTGTTCTTCATTGACCTCGGTCTTGAAGTCTTTGAGATTCAGATTCCAGTCTATGTCGTCCCTCTGGAAAGAAAAGCGCCCGACGGTGTCCTCAAGCAGCTCTGAGAGATTCACTTCCTCCTTTTCGAGGTCGTGACGCGACAGGTATTCAAGTCTGGTTATGAAGAGGAGATCCTTTACCCTCAGATCCATTCTCTGAATCTCTTTATCTATGACGTCTATAGCACTATCCAAATCGCCCCCGGGATATATGCCGTCCTTGATTGCCTGTGCGTAACTTCGGATAACCATGACAGGTGTCTTGAGTTCATGGGAGATAAACTGGAGCATTGACTGTTGTTCTCTGTCCTGCTCGCTGAGGCTCTTTCTCATGTTTTCGATTGAATCGGCTAGCTCTCCGATCTCATCGCTTCTTTTCAAAGAAATCGGCCTGTCCCAGTTTCTCTTTGAGATCATTCTCACGTCCTCTGAAAGCTTCTTCAGAGGCTTCGTCAGGTATCTAGAGAAGACTATGATGAAAACCAGACTGACCACGGTCATTATAGCCATTACGAGCAGCAGCCTGGAGAACAACGCCGATGAGAGAGTATTCATGTATGTATCCCACATGTAGGAAATCATCGTGACGTCTCTTCCCGAGATCTCTTCAGTACGAATCACATAGAAAAGACTTCGGCCAGAAAGCAGTGTTTCGTACCTCTCTGAAAGTGACGTCTGCTTTTCTGCGTTCTCTCTAATGGATTGAATAACAGGAAGCATTTCGGGAATAATCGTTCCGCTAATGAGGAAGTCCCTGGAAGTAGAATCCAGAGGCGGAGGAGCCCTGTCAGAGCCATCCTGGGTTCCAAATCTGTTCAGGTAATAATCTATGAGGTCAAACTCCCTGTCGAAGACGACTATGTGTCCTACGTCCCTGGCATTTCTAAGATTGTTGAGGTCGATATCTTCGAAAGGGATGAACCCTCCCTGCAATTCGATTACCTTTACGTCCTGAGCATACTCTATCGTTCTGTACGCTTCAGTGGTGAAGAAGTCTCTTATCGACCATCTGAAGACGATACCCAGAAGAAAAAAGAGGATTGAAAGGACGGCGGCAAAGAGCAGCCAAAGCTTGTCAGACAGGCTCCACGATCTCATATGTTCACACTTTTATAGCCGAAACCGTAGACAGTCTCGATCTTGAAATGAGGCATCTTCTTTCTAAGTCTCCTTACAAGATCGTCAACTGCCCTATCGCTTCCGTAGTGGTCGTAACCCCAGACTCTATCGAGTATCTGGTCTCTCGAAAAAGGTTTGCCTTTGCCGTTGATAAATAGCAGGAGAAGGTCGAACTCCATAGAAGTGAGCTCAATCAATTTCGATTGACTCTCATCGATTTCTTCGGTAACGGTTCTTCTCGCTTCGTCGATCTTGTATGGTGGAACGAATATGATTCCACCGGAATGGTGAACGCGTTCAAGAATCTTTTTGACCCGAATGACGAGCTCCCTTGGGAGAAAGGGCTTGGCCAAGTAGTCGTCGCTTCCCATCTCCAGTCCGATCACTCTATCGATATCCTTGTCCCTTGCTGAA is a genomic window containing:
- a CDS encoding DUF454 family protein, whose translation is MEKDPKKEVKLTAVPISWNNGYDYSFVANNPLFVVDNILHLRSSEKLYRWLIGHKLFGAYIYSYLHFRAVRRRARNLALLLLWSTLTLTVILISNTAVTRILTGVGSAVSIHLLKLKTVTSKMLEEVRQGLKKPRDDRQTAMHE
- a CDS encoding sulfide/dihydroorotate dehydrogenase-like FAD/NAD-binding protein, which encodes MYAVLSKRRIAPDTYDIWLSHPDIYRYAKPGQFLIIRIDEFGERIPLTIASTEKDKVRVIVKAVGKSTYKLCAMHEGESVADIVGPLGNPSEIEKLGTVCVVGGGVGIAPLFPVARALKAAGNDVIGILGAANKDHLIMVDEFRPFLDRLYLSTDDGSIGIKGTVTNPLKEVIADYSPGTIWAIGPMVMMKFVSLLASQNDIPCWVSLNPIMVDGTGMCGACRAEVGGEMKFACVHGPEFDGRLVNWDELIKRQYQYREEEQLALEKYIRELGEKNA
- the gltA gene encoding NADPH-dependent glutamate synthase — translated: MPEKFKVRMRELVPSERIKNFEEVALGYSKKEAIAEANRCLQCKHKPCVSGCPVGIDIPGFIKAIREGDIEKSSRILKDANNLPAICGRVCPQEKQCELACVVSKIPGSEPVAIGRLERFVADQNISLETAVKPSVNKRVAIIGAGPAGLTAAADLAKEGFSVTVFEAFHTAGGVLVYGIPEFRLPKEIVAKEVEFVKSLGVEFRFNQIVGRTIPFEEIKNEYDAVFIGIGAGAPRFMGIPGSNHNNIFSASEYLTRTNLMKAYLFPRYDTPVKIKDRVAVIGAGNVTMDAARTAKRLGAKEVHVVYRRSEEEMPARIEEYHHAVEEGIVFHWLTLPIEYIGDINNNVRGMKCVKMTLGEPDDSGRRRPIQVEGSEFIMEVDMVIEAIGQTPNAILKAGFPTVRLNKWGNIDADEASGRVDEGIYAGGDIVTGSATVIEAMGAGKRSARAIKAYLLRK
- a CDS encoding ROK family transcriptional regulator codes for the protein MPISERRSAGVPSELRERNLKTIIDVVFRYQPISRTNISKLTGISKPTISKLVGSLINEGYLVSTGKTSSGLGKRQELLSFNPDKAFVISVDVGLATTIVAKVDLSMKMTDKYEITTSESPEKFASELVDCVSNVCDKGNGLPSYVVISVPGLVRGDLRTAINVPLLHWVDLPLAEFVENRLKLKGIETSVTINNDAKLGVLAEVALNQVIPDRFRNIVYVLVKEGVGIGLFINGSLYVGSNHIAGEFGHMSIDPDGPECSCGRRGCWLTLVGSRELESLVRDNRLNDYLELFSVGLLNIVNGLDPDIVVISGALEEYWDNVLPALKAKLKNSALFELSSMEIIKSAFDDREGPILGGALMGLRKYLNIETGVL
- a CDS encoding ABC transporter substrate-binding protein produces the protein MKRGVVLLVVLCFLLTGATALSSSPNELVVYHWWTAGGEKEAIDVLFEVFIDEHPEYSIVQNPVAGGGGGILRAQIKTMIMAGNPPDTFQITYGHGMISSFVSVLQPIDDLIEGYNIPEDVYEWGRVDGVMYGVPLNLMQNNCLWYNVDLVEELGIEMPIKSIDEFLGICARVKAEGYIPLAVGAGMGQQFWLGTLFEAVNSALPGGGADFFNDYYAGKTIPSESEVFAETLKVLRTLLVNGFINDDYSALTWDQGSDLMATGKAVFYVMGDWAKGHFTSMNMVPKVDFGYQPFPGTDDVFIGHADCFVLPIGVDRKIAKDWIQFLTTVKAANTFCPIKGAAPFVLDAPLDVYDDITKEILGYFRDDGVVKVLSQFGAPPESYLDVFGTAFSEFFNTPEINDNTLGNFDYAYAEVFLF
- a CDS encoding carbohydrate ABC transporter permease, which translates into the protein MSKRVQILLFILPGLLLVGLFVYGFTAWTLQVSFTNWRDVGSAGDFVGLDNYIRLFSTDRVFKASLVNTLKLTLVFIGVTIPLGLFLAVLLDLNLKGRQIFRLIFLLPLSFSFVASASMWTWMFSPQIGSINTLLRAIGLGSLAQPWITSDKQALFCIAIAYVWQFSGFSTLVYYAGISGVAPEISEAAKIDGASTLQRYMKVIIPMQRPATLTVLMILLMYSLRVFDLVWLMTGGGPGSSSEILSTFMFRTAFNRNRFGYGASVGIVMFVISILIVIPFFTRLRRSEYE
- a CDS encoding carbohydrate ABC transporter permease; translated protein: MSKTTMRPISKAKDLTKKSAIYLLLFVAAFFYLFPIYTAVNTSLKSNEELAYGPVNIVRNPEFANYLKAFSEIDRPIWNSFVITMVATAISSALGAWGGFGYSKLKFRGSSVLFLILVLGFYIAPQSILIPLLRFIGSIGLYNSYWGLILTHTAYGVPITTLLFRNYFESLPTEVVDSARIDGCSYIGTFFRIALPLSLPGFAVVAIFQFTNIWNEFLFGLILTRGVNSQPLTVAIGNLKGTTVASWNIQMAGVMISVLPVLLVYVFFLKLIVKGLLMGSVKG
- a CDS encoding glutamine amidotransferase — translated: MKKKVLLLGETWTVTKIHTKGFDVVELGGFDDYSVYFKEPMKAFEDIEVTHIPNHQVLSMFPANSEELSKFNVVIISDCGRNTLTMYPDMFKVPMGPNKVQMLADYVLAGGSLIMTGGYVDFQGFQGKGNYHGSPIEKVMPVNMMETDDRVEATQGAVVSVLSPNHPILKGIDTAWPRFLGYQKVFPKEGSEVLAEIDGDPFIIVGDSGKGRSMAFMSDLAPHWGTDFAKWEYYGKFWHQAISWLSKE
- a CDS encoding sensor histidine kinase; translated protein: MRSWSLSDKLWLLFAAVLSILFFLLGIVFRWSIRDFFTTEAYRTIEYAQDVKVIELQGGFIPFEDIDLNNLRNARDVGHIVVFDREFDLIDYYLNRFGTQDGSDRAPPPLDSTSRDFLISGTIIPEMLPVIQSIRENAEKQTSLSERYETLLSGRSLFYVIRTEEISGRDVTMISYMWDTYMNTLSSALFSRLLLVMAIMTVVSLVFIIVFSRYLTKPLKKLSEDVRMISKRNWDRPISLKRSDEIGELADSIENMRKSLSEQDREQQSMLQFISHELKTPVMVIRSYAQAIKDGIYPGGDLDSAIDVIDKEIQRMDLRVKDLLFITRLEYLSRHDLEKEEVNLSELLEDTVGRFSFQRDDIDWNLNLKDFKTEVNEEQLAIAIENILSNQIRYAKNRIEVTMEVDEREESLLMRFANDGEKIAETKLEELFKPFNKGVGGENGLGLSITRRIIELHGGTISIVNEEELVATIVRLPI
- a CDS encoding response regulator transcription factor yields the protein MGTRINLVEDEKNLNSVLTSYLEKEGWEVKSFKNGSDAFDEIDDSPDIWILDIMLPGIDGFELLREIRKRDSMIPVIFISARDKDIDRVIGLEMGSDDYLAKPFLPRELVIRVKKILERVHHSGGIIFVPPYKIDEARRTVTEEIDESQSKLIELTSMEFDLLLLFINGKGKPFSRDQILDRVWGYDHYGSDRAVDDLVRRLRKKMPHFKIETVYGFGYKSVNI